The Mesorhizobium sp. B1-1-8 genome contains a region encoding:
- a CDS encoding methylated-DNA--[protein]-cysteine S-methyltransferase — protein sequence MNAQMTMNTQMKPSAILQNDITPEGSDYEVVRRAIEKISLDYRDQPSLEVLAEAVGETPTGLQKLFTRWAGLSPKAFLQAVTLDHARRLLDSGMPLLETSFELGMSGPGRLHDLFVTHEAMSPGDYKTRGAGLTIRYGYHISPFGIALVMVTDRGLAGLAFCDAGGERAAFADMSGRWPNATYVEDMSATQPYAARVFDPTLWRADQPLRVVMIGTDFQLRVWEALLRIPMGKACTYSSIAASIGHPTASRAVGAAVGANPMSFVVPCHRALGKSGALTGYHWGLTRKRAILGWEAGQVAH from the coding sequence ATGAACGCCCAGATGACCATGAATACGCAGATGAAACCGTCAGCGATCTTGCAAAACGACATCACTCCTGAAGGCAGCGACTACGAAGTCGTGCGCCGCGCCATCGAGAAGATCAGTCTCGACTATCGCGACCAGCCCTCGCTGGAGGTCCTGGCCGAGGCGGTCGGCGAGACGCCGACCGGCCTGCAGAAGCTGTTCACCCGCTGGGCCGGCCTGTCGCCCAAGGCCTTCCTGCAGGCGGTCACCCTCGACCATGCCCGCAGGCTGCTCGATTCCGGCATGCCGCTGCTGGAGACCTCGTTCGAACTCGGCATGTCGGGACCCGGCCGGCTGCACGATCTCTTCGTCACCCACGAAGCGATGTCGCCGGGCGACTACAAGACCAGGGGCGCCGGCCTCACTATCCGCTACGGTTACCACATCTCGCCCTTCGGCATTGCTCTGGTCATGGTCACCGACCGCGGTCTGGCGGGCCTCGCCTTCTGCGATGCGGGCGGCGAGCGGGCGGCCTTCGCCGACATGTCCGGCCGCTGGCCGAACGCCACTTATGTCGAGGATATGTCCGCCACCCAGCCTTATGCGGCGCGTGTCTTCGACCCGACGCTGTGGCGCGCCGACCAGCCGCTGCGCGTGGTGATGATCGGCACCGACTTTCAGCTGCGCGTCTGGGAAGCGCTGTTGCGCATCCCGATGGGCAAGGCTTGCACCTATTCTTCGATCGCGGCCAGCATCGGCCATCCTACCGCAAGTCGTGCGGTCGGTGCCGCGGTCGGCGCCAACCCGATGTCCTTCGTCGTGCCTTGCCATCGGGCGCTCGGCAAGTCCGGTGCGCTTACGGGCTATCACTGGGGCCTGACGCGCAAGCGCGCCATCCTCGGTTGGGAGGCGGGTCAGGTTGCGCACTGA
- a CDS encoding class I SAM-dependent methyltransferase yields MAGEKVNLTGARETLLMTLYGKALESRLPHSLLKDRIADEAVRKIDYDFAKLKVDGNLGIGFAIRAKTLDIGVQDFLARNPDAIVLHLGCGLDTRVFRVDPPQGVDWFDIDYPEVIELRHRLYPSRDNYHLVASSVTEPGWLAAVPRNRPAVVVAEGLTPYLPAAEGPRLLSRLVSHLAGGELVFDAYSRFGLMLMRLNPAIKATGAEVHWAIEDPRELERAIPKLRFIEEIPGYKPEQGARMSWSARLFIGIWKLIPPMRKVGRLLRYRF; encoded by the coding sequence GTGGCCGGCGAAAAGGTAAATCTGACCGGGGCCAGGGAGACTTTGCTGATGACGCTCTACGGCAAGGCGCTGGAGAGCCGGCTGCCCCATTCGCTGCTCAAGGATCGCATCGCCGACGAGGCGGTGCGCAAGATCGATTATGATTTCGCCAAGCTGAAGGTCGACGGCAATCTCGGCATAGGCTTCGCCATCAGAGCCAAGACGCTGGACATCGGTGTCCAGGACTTTCTCGCCAGAAATCCCGATGCCATCGTGCTGCACCTGGGGTGCGGGCTCGACACGCGCGTCTTTCGCGTCGACCCGCCGCAAGGCGTGGACTGGTTCGATATCGACTATCCTGAAGTCATCGAACTCAGGCACAGGCTTTACCCGTCCCGTGATAATTATCATCTGGTCGCCTCATCGGTAACCGAGCCGGGTTGGCTGGCGGCAGTGCCCCGCAACCGCCCGGCCGTGGTGGTGGCGGAAGGATTGACGCCCTATCTCCCCGCAGCCGAGGGGCCGCGCCTGCTCTCGCGACTCGTCTCGCATCTTGCCGGCGGCGAGCTGGTGTTCGACGCCTACAGCCGGTTCGGGCTGATGCTGATGCGTCTCAATCCAGCGATCAAAGCGACGGGCGCCGAGGTTCACTGGGCAATCGAGGATCCGCGTGAATTGGAACGAGCCATCCCGAAGCTTCGGTTTATCGAGGAGATCCCAGGCTACAAGCCGGAGCAAGGGGCTCGCATGAGCTGGTCCGCGCGATTGTTCATTGGTATTTGGAAGCTTATCCCGCCGATGCGGAAGGTCGGCAGGTTACTTCGCTATCGATTCTGA
- a CDS encoding DUF2244 domain-containing protein, with translation MSDTNASFQADEPFFQALLTPHRSLGRTGFMILMGALLFGWLVTGAFFLAHGAWPVFGFCGLDVAAVYVAFRANYRAARAREEISVSRTSLDIRKTAPSGRSVAHHFNPFWTRFSIARHAEIGITRMAVEAQGESVSIGGFLDPDSRESFATAFSRALATAKVR, from the coding sequence ATGAGCGACACAAACGCCTCGTTCCAGGCCGACGAGCCATTCTTCCAGGCCTTGCTGACACCCCACCGCTCCCTCGGCCGCACCGGCTTCATGATCCTGATGGGCGCGCTGCTGTTCGGCTGGCTGGTTACCGGCGCGTTCTTCCTGGCGCACGGCGCCTGGCCGGTCTTCGGCTTCTGCGGCCTCGACGTGGCCGCCGTCTATGTCGCCTTTCGCGCCAATTACCGCGCCGCGCGTGCCCGCGAGGAGATATCGGTGTCGCGCACCAGCCTCGACATCCGCAAGACCGCGCCGTCCGGCCGCTCGGTGGCGCATCATTTCAACCCGTTCTGGACACGGTTTTCGATCGCCCGCCATGCCGAGATCGGCATCACAAGAATGGCTGTGGAGGCACAAGGGGAAAGTGTGTCGATCGGCGGGTTCCTGGACCCCGATTCCCGCGAAAGCTTCGCCACCGCCTTTTCGCGCGCATTGGCGACCGCCAAGGTTCGCTGA
- the nth gene encoding endonuclease III, giving the protein MAPPKSKKSLPVKKSSASSSGGRAKASARPRKGATRSLYSPAEVHEIFRRFSVQRPEPKGELHYVNPFTLLIAVVLSAQATDAGVNKATKALFEVADTPQKMVSLGEAKVGDYIRSVGLWRNKAKNVIALSKALIDDHGGKVPEGRDELVKLPGVGRKTANVVLNVAFGQHTMAVDTHIFRIGNRIGLAPGKTPEQVEEGLLKVIPAEYMRHAHHWLILHGRYVCKARKPDCPVCVIADICKSDEKTTSVPAPLVEIKPLDVVAGEIQ; this is encoded by the coding sequence ATGGCGCCTCCCAAGTCCAAAAAATCCTTGCCCGTCAAAAAATCATCGGCATCCAGCTCGGGCGGCCGCGCCAAAGCGAGCGCTCGGCCGCGAAAAGGTGCAACGCGCTCGCTCTACAGCCCGGCCGAGGTGCATGAGATCTTCCGGCGCTTTAGCGTGCAGCGGCCAGAGCCGAAGGGCGAGCTCCACTACGTCAACCCCTTCACGCTGCTGATCGCCGTGGTGCTGTCGGCGCAGGCGACCGATGCCGGCGTCAACAAGGCGACAAAGGCGTTGTTCGAGGTGGCCGATACGCCACAGAAGATGGTTTCGCTAGGCGAGGCGAAGGTCGGCGACTATATCCGCTCCGTCGGGCTTTGGCGCAACAAGGCCAAGAACGTCATCGCGCTGTCGAAGGCATTGATCGACGACCATGGCGGCAAGGTGCCTGAGGGCCGCGACGAACTGGTCAAGCTGCCCGGCGTCGGGCGCAAGACCGCCAATGTCGTGCTCAATGTCGCCTTCGGTCAACATACGATGGCGGTCGACACGCATATCTTCCGCATTGGCAACCGGATCGGGTTGGCGCCCGGCAAGACGCCGGAACAGGTCGAGGAGGGGCTGCTGAAGGTCATCCCGGCCGAGTATATGCGCCATGCGCATCACTGGCTGATCCTGCATGGCCGCTATGTCTGCAAGGCGCGCAAGCCCGATTGCCCGGTCTGCGTGATTGCCGACATCTGCAAGTCGGACGAGAAGACGACGAGCGTGCCGGCTCCGCTGGTGGAGATCAAGCCGCTCGACGTCGTCGCCGGCGAAATTCAGTAG
- a CDS encoding DUF2214 family protein codes for MDTTDLVLAIAHHLLVFSLAAIIGMESVLIRGELATPTIRRLADIDRHYGIIAGLIIVVGIGRVIYGLKGWEFYVHNWVFWAKMAAFATVGLLSIVPTVRFISWNRQATANPSFAVPAAELASVQTYIRAQAVVFLLIPVFAGAMARGYGY; via the coding sequence ATGGACACCACCGATCTCGTCCTGGCAATCGCCCATCATCTCCTGGTGTTTTCGCTGGCCGCGATCATCGGCATGGAGTCGGTTCTGATCCGCGGCGAACTGGCGACGCCGACGATCCGGCGGCTGGCCGACATCGACCGTCACTACGGCATCATTGCCGGGCTGATCATCGTTGTCGGCATCGGCCGCGTCATCTACGGCCTGAAGGGCTGGGAATTCTATGTCCACAACTGGGTGTTCTGGGCGAAGATGGCGGCCTTCGCCACCGTCGGCCTGCTGTCGATCGTCCCGACCGTCCGCTTCATCTCTTGGAACCGGCAGGCAACCGCCAATCCGTCCTTCGCAGTGCCGGCGGCCGAACTCGCGTCGGTACAGACCTATATCCGGGCGCAAGCCGTCGTCTTCCTGCTGATCCCGGTCTTCGCCGGGGCGATGGCGCGCGGCTACGGCTACTGA
- a CDS encoding GNAT family N-acetyltransferase — protein MGNPHCVPVLETERTILRAHRLDDFDAYAAMWAEPAVTRFIGGKPRTREESWMRFLRHAGLWSLIGYGFWAVEEKATGRFIGEVGFHDLKRAIEPSIEGIPEAGWALAPEAQGRGFATEIVGRVLAWGDKAFDRAKTVCIIDPENTASLNVATKCGYREKLRTTYHEAATILLERQARPGS, from the coding sequence ATGGGCAATCCGCACTGCGTACCGGTCCTCGAGACGGAGCGAACCATCCTCAGAGCGCATAGGCTCGATGATTTCGATGCTTACGCCGCCATGTGGGCCGAGCCCGCCGTCACCCGTTTCATCGGCGGCAAGCCGCGCACGCGGGAGGAAAGCTGGATGCGCTTCTTGCGCCATGCCGGGCTGTGGTCGCTGATCGGCTATGGATTCTGGGCCGTCGAGGAGAAAGCGACCGGCCGCTTCATAGGCGAAGTCGGTTTCCACGATCTCAAGCGTGCCATCGAGCCGTCGATCGAAGGCATTCCGGAAGCGGGCTGGGCGCTGGCGCCGGAAGCCCAGGGACGCGGTTTCGCGACCGAGATCGTTGGCCGCGTCCTGGCCTGGGGCGACAAGGCATTCGACCGCGCGAAAACCGTCTGCATCATCGATCCGGAAAACACCGCCTCGCTGAACGTCGCGACCAAATGCGGCTACCGCGAAAAGCTGCGCACCACCTATCACGAAGCGGCGACGATCCTGCTTGAACGGCAGGCCAGGCCTGGTTCCTAA
- a CDS encoding DUF1801 domain-containing protein translates to MKESGAQEDKSPSELIDGRIKQLGDWRGEMLSRLRALIKQAAPEATEEWKWRGVPVWEDAGMICTGETYKAVVKLTFANGAALPDPSGLFNSSLEGNTRRAIDFRQGEEIDEEALKALVRAAVALNRAKARR, encoded by the coding sequence ATGAAGGAAAGTGGTGCACAGGAAGACAAGTCTCCGTCCGAGTTGATCGACGGCAGGATCAAGCAGTTGGGGGACTGGCGCGGCGAGATGCTTTCCCGGCTCCGTGCATTGATCAAGCAGGCCGCCCCCGAAGCCACCGAGGAATGGAAATGGCGCGGGGTGCCGGTCTGGGAAGATGCCGGCATGATCTGCACCGGCGAGACCTACAAGGCCGTCGTCAAGCTGACCTTCGCCAACGGCGCGGCGCTGCCGGATCCCTCCGGCCTCTTCAACTCCAGCCTCGAGGGCAACACCAGGCGTGCCATCGACTTTCGCCAGGGCGAGGAAATCGACGAGGAGGCGCTCAAGGCGCTCGTTCGCGCCGCCGTGGCCCTGAACAGGGCCAAAGCCAGACGATGA
- a CDS encoding DUF1801 domain-containing protein: MAKARGKSADIAARATSAKPVMLSGGNPRIATGYGDAPMQAYIAAMPGWKSEVGRRLDEIIERTVPGVRKAVKWNSPLYGVEDQGWFLGIHCFAKYIKVAFFRGMALNPVPAGESKSKDTRYLNIREGDQLDEAQFADWVKQASQLPGERM, translated from the coding sequence ATGGCCAAGGCGCGCGGGAAATCGGCTGATATCGCCGCCAGGGCGACATCGGCAAAGCCGGTCATGCTTTCGGGCGGCAATCCGCGGATCGCCACGGGCTATGGCGACGCGCCCATGCAGGCCTATATCGCGGCCATGCCGGGCTGGAAGAGCGAGGTCGGGCGCCGGCTCGATGAAATCATCGAGCGCACTGTGCCTGGCGTGCGCAAGGCCGTGAAGTGGAACTCGCCGCTCTATGGGGTCGAAGACCAGGGCTGGTTTCTCGGCATTCATTGCTTTGCCAAATACATCAAGGTGGCTTTCTTCCGCGGCATGGCGCTCAACCCCGTTCCCGCCGGCGAATCCAAAAGCAAGGACACGCGCTATCTCAACATCCGCGAGGGCGATCAGCTCGACGAAGCGCAATTCGCCGACTGGGTAAAGCAGGCGAGCCAATTGCCGGGCGAGCGGATGTAA
- a CDS encoding VOC family protein, translating into MKIKLTSVYVDDQEKALRFYTDVLGFTKKADFTNGPFRWLTVASAEEPDGTELQLALNNNPAAKAYQQAIFKQGQPALMLFTDDINGDHERIKANGGSFAMAPTEVTGSTIAQLNDTCGNLIQITQLARW; encoded by the coding sequence ATGAAGATCAAACTGACCAGTGTCTATGTGGACGACCAGGAAAAGGCTCTGCGCTTCTACACAGACGTGCTCGGCTTCACCAAGAAAGCCGATTTCACTAATGGCCCGTTTCGCTGGCTGACGGTGGCCTCGGCGGAGGAGCCGGATGGAACCGAACTGCAGCTGGCGCTGAACAACAATCCGGCGGCCAAGGCCTATCAGCAGGCCATTTTCAAGCAGGGCCAGCCGGCGCTGATGCTCTTCACCGACGACATCAATGGCGACCATGAGCGTATCAAGGCCAATGGCGGCAGCTTCGCCATGGCGCCGACCGAGGTGACCGGCTCGACCATCGCGCAGCTCAACGACACCTGCGGCAACCTTATCCAGATCACCCAGTTGGCGCGCTGGTAA
- a CDS encoding SRPBCC family protein: protein MSNRVAETRSTDAEETRSVVVEREIPHPPEKIWRALTQPHLIEEWLMKSDFKPEVGHRFNLRGDWGGVLDCEVLAIEPNRMLSYTWNHVHDDKTFNLRSVVTFTLAPTSAGTRLRVEQAGFRTYQQQAFKGAAFGWRKFLANLQQVLERTS, encoded by the coding sequence AATCGTGTTGCCGAAACCCGTTCCACCGATGCGGAAGAGACGCGCTCGGTGGTCGTCGAGCGGGAAATACCCCATCCGCCTGAGAAGATCTGGCGCGCGCTCACGCAGCCGCATCTGATCGAGGAATGGCTGATGAAAAGCGACTTCAAGCCCGAGGTGGGTCACCGTTTCAATCTGCGTGGCGACTGGGGCGGCGTGCTGGACTGCGAAGTCCTCGCCATCGAACCGAACAGGATGCTGTCCTACACCTGGAACCATGTCCATGACGACAAGACCTTCAACCTGAGAAGCGTGGTGACTTTTACCCTCGCGCCGACCAGCGCGGGCACCCGTCTGCGGGTGGAGCAGGCCGGCTTCCGGACATATCAGCAGCAGGCATTCAAGGGCGCCGCCTTCGGATGGCGGAAGTTTCTCGCCAATCTGCAACAGGTCCTCGAGCGGACAAGCTGA